The Agreia sp. COWG nucleotide sequence AGGGCTCTTACGCGGTGATCTCCATCATCGCCGGCCACGGGCTGCTCGCCTTCCGTGACCCGTTCGGCATCCGGCCCCTGGTTCTGGGCAAGCGCAGCGATGCCAACGCGCTCGCCGGTGTTCAGCGCGACGAGTGGATCGTGGCGAGCGAGTCCCTGGTGCTCGAAGCATCCGGTTACGAGGTCGTACGCGAGGTCGCGCCCGGCGAGGCCATCTTCATCACGCAGAACGGCGAGATGTATTCCCGTCAGTGCGCGAAGAACCCCGTGCTCGTGCCGTGCTCCTTCGAGTACGTGTACCTGGCCCGCCCCGACAGCGTCATGAACGGCATCTCGGTCTACGAGGCTCGGTTGCGGCTCGGAAACCGGCTGGCCTCGACCATCGCGGACCTCACCCCGATGGGCGACATCGATGTGGTCATGCCGATCCCGGATTCGTCGAGGCCCGCTGCCATGCAGGTCGCCCAGAAGCTGGGGGTGGAGTACCGCGAGGGCTTCTACAAGAACCGCTACGTGGGTCGCACCTTCATCATGCCCGGGCAGGCGGAGCGCAAGAAGAGCGTTCGGCAGAAACTCAACGCCATGTCGACAGAGTTCAAGGGAAAGAACATCTTGATCGTCGACGACTCGATCGTGCGCGGAACGACCTCGAAAGAGATCGTCGAGATGGCCAGAGCGGCCGGGGCCAACAAGGTCACGTTCACCTCGGCCGCTCCCCCCGTGCGCTTTCCGCACGTCTACGGCATCAACATGCCCTCGCGCGAAGAGCTCATCGCCCATGGACGCAGCTTTCCCGAGATCGCCCGCGAGCTCGGGGCCGACCACCTGATCTACCAGGAGATCTCCGATATGGAGAGCGCCATCCTCGAGGGCAGCTCGGTGGAGAACCTCGAGATGAGCTGCTTCACGGGCGAATACGTCACCGGAACGGTGACCCCGGAATACCTGGCATTCATCGAGGCCACGCAGCACTCTTAGGGCACCTGCCCTAGCTCGGCAACGCACGAAGGGATCAGGGCCTGAGCCCTGATCCCTTCTGCTGGCGCTCGGTGCTAGACGAGCGCTCCGCGAGCGCGACGACGGGCGGTCATCACGATGCCTCCGGCGAGCATCAGAGCGAGAGCGATCCACAGCGCATCGATCCCCGCACCCGTGCGGGCCAGCGCGGCCGCATCACTCGAGTCGCTGAATCCGTCGCAGGCGACGGATGCGCCGAGGGGCAGACTGAACGACACGGGGTCGAGGGATGCGCCGGGCTGGTAGAAGCCGCCGAACGCCTCGGCGCCGGCCGCCGTCAACGTGGCCGGCACATCCGACCAGCTGATCGTGCCGCCGGAAACGGCCCCCGTGGAAAGCGACAGGGTCGCGAGAGTCACCGTGGCGTCCACCCCTGGGCCGCTCAGAGCCTTGGAGGTGACGCGCGCGATCAGTGACGCCGATCCGGGCCCGTTCACCTGGATCGCGGGGTTCGCGACGGTGAGTTCGAGCTTGCCCGCGTGGCCGGTGAAGTTCACCGAGCCGCCATAGCCGATCCTGCCCAGGCTGTCGGCCCGATTGTAGGTGCCCGATCCGCCACCCCAGACGAATTCCGAGCCGCTGACTCCCACACCGTTCTGCGAGATGATGCCCTTCGCGATCGGGCCGGCGATGTAACTACGGAACGACTCCTTGACGCCCCAGCTCAGGGTCGCACCCGTGACCTCGGATGCCACACACAGCTGTGCTGCCGGCAACGCCGAGACGGACTCGGCGACGACCGGAGCGGGCTCCACGACGACGGGCGTCGTTCCGGGGTTCCCTCCCGGCGTCTCGACGGGCACCTCGGCCGCCGCACCGAAGCTGAACGTCACGGGGTCGGCAGCCTGGCCGGCGTACTGCTCCCAGCCGGCGGAGAGCACGCTGGCGAAGGTGGCCGGGACAGCGGTCCAGTTGGACAGAGCGGCCACGGAAGACAGAGCCGCCACGCGAGACAGCCCGGAGGGGATGGTCAACGTCGCGAGGTCGATACGCGCGAGCGTGCTGATCCCGCCGGTCTCGGTCGTCGACGTCTCGGCCGAGAGCACGGCGCCCGTCGCGGTGAAGGTGACCCGCGGGTTCGCCAGGGCGAGGTCGAAGCCGTGCAGCGCACTCACGAAGCGCACCGTTCCGGCGTAGTCGATCGTTCCGAGGCCCGTGGCCGGGTCGTACGTTCCCGTGTCGGCCTGGCCGAACGTGTAGAGCCCGTCGGCGCCGATCGAGGCGCCACCCGTCGCGGTCGACGTCGCACCGAACATAGACAGGTAGGTGCGCCACGACTGCTTGAAACCCCAGACGAGGTCTCCCTCCTCGGTGGGGGTGGTGGGAACCGTCGGAACCTCGGGCACGACGGCCGTCCACGACAGGCCGATCGCCGAAGCAGGCTTGCGGGCCTGCGCGGCAGACTCGCTCGACGTGTAATAGAACGACCGGATGCTCGCGGGCACCTCGATGACGAACTGGTTCGACCACGCGTTGGCGTAGGCCGTCTTCGGAGCCGCGGCCAGAACGGCCCACGTTCCGGGAGCCGTCGTACCGGCGAAGTCGGGAACGAGGGTGGCCGTGTTGGTCACCGTGAAGTCGGGGAACGTCTCACCTGAGAAGGTCGAGACCACGAGCCGCTTCGAGACGGGGTTCTCGAACGTCGTGACATCCGCACTCCAGGTGCCGGAGCCATCCGCCGCTACGGCCAGCGTGGGATCGGTGAGCGTGACCCACGCGTCGGCCATGCCGGGGTAGGCCAGGGCCTTCATCGAGCCGGTGAACGTGACGATCGCGCAGTTCGCGTCGTACGACGCGACGCCGTTCGAGAGGGCGAACGTCTCATCTGAGACCGCGATGTCGCCCGTGGCGGACTTGTTCCAGTCGCTCGCGTAGTCGGACCAGTTCCACGATGCCGTGACGCCCGCGAGCCGGGTGGCGGATGCGCCGGTGCGGCACGACGTCGGGGCGCTCACGTCGACGACGCCGTAGTTCGCGGTGGTCGCCTTCGTCGACGACGCGAACGCAGCGGAGTCTGCGGGCGTGAACGTGGCGTTGAACGTGTGCCCTCCCGAGACGAGGGCGGAGGTGGTCAGCGACGCGACACCCGCGGAGACGGGGGCGGAACCGAGCGATACGGGGGTGCTACCCGACGCCGTGTCGGTGAACTCGACGGTTCCCGAGGCGGATGTCGGGGTGACCGTCGCCGTCAGTGTCACGGGCGAGCCGAGTCGCACGGGCGCCGCGGGGGTGATGGCCACGGTGAGCGAGGTCGCCTCGGCGGGCGTGACGGGAGCGGCCGTGACCGTGTGCGGGAGAGGGGCAGACGTCGATCCGACGAAGGCGGTCGGATCGGTGGGAACGAACTCCGCGGTCAGGCTGTGGGCACCGACGGCGAGCGAGGCCGCCGAGGTGGACGCGCTGCCGCCGGAGACGACGACAGGCGAGCCGATCGCAGCGCCGCCGTCGAGAAACTGCACTGAGCCCTCGGCGGAGGGGGTGACCGTGGCCGTCAGTGAGACAGAACCGCCCTCGACCGACGTGCCCGCGGGTGATGCGGCCAGTGTGGTCGTCGTCGGCGATGCGACGACGACAGGGGCCTCTTCGAAGGGAAGCGAGAACGAGACCTTCTCGAGCGCCGTGCCGACCGGGTAGCTCTGGAAGATGTCGACCCCACCCTGCGCCATGGTGGCCGAGACACCGCTGAACGAGGCGACGCCGCCGGCGGTCGAGACTGCGGCACCCGCCGTGCTGAGGGTGGCGACGATCGTCTGGCCGCTCGCCCCGGCCGAGTTCACGTAGTCGAAAGCCAGCGTGCCCGAGCCGTCGCCCGAGAGCTCGAGGCTCGGATTCGAGAGCGTGATGGCGACGCCGTGGCTCGGCACCGCCCACGAGATCGCTCCGCCGAAGCTGACGGACACCGCAGACGTGGCCTCATCGAACGAGCCGATGCCGGCGCTCGACCAGTGATAGGCAGGAGAGGTGGAAGCGCCATCCGATGCCGTCGCCGTTCCGCCGAAGGTGCTCACGTAGCTCTGCCACGACGACTTGACACCCCAGTCGAGCGTCGCAGCGGACACGTCGCCCGTCGCGGCCTGCGCCGGAAGCGCCGCGCCGACGACCGCCAACCCGGCCACGAGCACCGCCGCCATGCCCTGCGCCACGTATCGGGCAACTCTGCCTCTGACAGGTCCGCCCCTCGCTGCCGTGCTCCTCAAATCGCCCCTGCTCGCTGTGTTCGACACGTGGTGTGACTCTCGCTTTCTCGGTGTGCTGTGATGCCGCACGGATCGCGCGACCGAATCGATGCGGTGGCATCGTTTGTTCGTGACAGTACACGAATTTAGGTTAGCCTTACCAAACTAAGCCAATCCTTACTTCTCTCGCGATTCGAGTCCGACCGTGCCCCTCCGCCCTTCCTTCGTGCTGCTCGCGACGCTCGTCGTCGCCAGCCTGTCGCTCACCTCGTGCGCCTCGCCGTCGGCACCGCCGCCCGCATCGCAGGCAGCCGGATGCGACGGTGCAACCGCCCCCGTGCCGCTCGACGAGCTCGTGCCCGTCGACGATCCCCGCACCTGGGATGGACCCTCCACGGCCTGCCTCGCCAGCGACACCGTCGTGGTGCCGAGCGAGCGGCCGAGCCCACAACTGCCGGTCACGGTGACCGACAACCAGGGCTCGGAGGTCACCATCACCGACGCCAGCCGCATCCTCGCCCTCGACATGTCGGGCACGCTCGCGGCGACCGTCTTCTCCCTGGGCCTCGGCGACAATGTGGTGGGCCGCGACACCTCGACCGGATTCGCCCAGGCCCTCGACCTCCCGGTGGTCACGCAGGGCGGCCACCAGCTGAGCGCCGAAGCCATCCTCGCGCTCGCTCCGACGGTGGTGATCACCGACTCCTCGATCGGACCGTGGAACGTCATCCTGCAACTGCGTGACTCGGGGATCCCCGTCGTCGTCGTCACCCCTGAGCGCAGCATCGACAATGTCGACGACATCGTGTCGACGGTCGCTGCGGCGCTGGGAGTGCCGGAGGCGGGCGACGCGGTGAACGCGACTCTCGACATCCGGCTGGCGAAGACCCACGCCGAGATCGCGGCCATCGCGCCCGCCGACGACGCCGACAAGCTGCGGGTGCTCTTTCTCTACGTGCGAGGCTCGGCCGGGGTGTACTACATCTTCGGCGAGGAATCGGGGGCGGACGACCTCATCACGGGCCTCGGCGCCGTCGATGTCGCGGCAGAGATCGGCCTCAAGGGAATGCGTCCCCTCACCGCCGAAGCACTCGTGCAGGCGGCACCCGACGCGATCCTCGTCATGACGAAGGGGCTCGAGTCCGTCGGGGGTGTCGACGGGCTCATCCACGCGGTGCCCGCCGTTGCAGAGACGCCCGCCGGGGCCCACCGGCGCATCGTCGACATGAGTGACTACGACATCTTGAGCTTCGGCCCGCGCACGCCCGACGTGCTCGAGGCTCTGGCCCGCGCCTTGTACGCACCCTCCCCCGCACAGCCCGCGTCATGACCGGCGGGCACCTGGCGCTTCGGCGCGCGCTGCTGTTCTCGGGGCTTGGGGTAGGCCTCGTCGTGATCATCATCGTGTCTGCGGGCACGGGGCAATTGCAGATCTCTCCCTTCGAGGTCGTCGGGTCCATCCTGCGCACGGTCGGCATCGACACGGGATCGCTGCCCTCCCACGCGAACGGCGAAAGCGCGCTGTGGAACATCCGCTTTCCCAGGATCGCGCTGTCGCTGCTCGTCGGCGCCGCCCTCTCGGCCTCGGGCCTGCTGATGCAGGCCGTGTTCGGCAACCCGCTCGCCGAGCCGGGCGTGATCGGCGTCTCGAGCGGCGCGGCCCTCGGCGCCGCCTCGACCATCGTGTTCGGCTGGACGTTCTTCGGCGAGTGGACCATCGCCATCCTCGCCTTCGGCTGCGGACTCGTGGCGACCCTGGTCGTGTACACGATGTCGCGGGCCAACGGAAAGACCGAGGTGGTGACGCTCGTGCTCACCGGCATCGCCGTCAACGCGTTCACCTCGGCCGGGCTCGCGTTCCTGCTGTTCTTCGGCGATGCACAGGCCAGGGAGCAGATCGTGTTCTGGCAGCTCGGCAGCCTCAACGGCGCCCTGTGGCGAGACGTGTGGGTCACGCTGCCCGTCGCCGCCGTCGGGATCGCCGTCGCGCTGCTCATCGCGCGTCGACTCGATCTGCTCTCGCTCGGCGAGCGCAGCGCACGACATCTCGGCGTGAACGTCGAGGCCCTGCGCATCGGCACCATCGTGCTGGTCGCCTTGCTCGTCGCCGTGGCTGTCGCGTTCACGGGCGTCATCTCGTTCGTGGGGCTCGTCGTTCCGCACCTCATGCGCATGATCATCGGGCCCACTCACCGCCCCCTGCTCGTAGCGAGCGTGCTCGGCGGGGCCCTGCTGCTGGCGATCGCCGACCTCGTCGCCCGCACGGCCGTGCACTTCGCCGATCTGCCGATCGGCATGCTCACAGCGCTGGTGGGTGGGCCATTCTTCTTCTGGCTCCTGCGGCGCACCAGGCGAAAGTCGGGAGGCTGGGCATGACCCGGCACGACATCCCCGCCGGCCTCGCCCGCGGGGAGAACGCCATCTCGGCTCGCGGCGTCACGGTGACCATCGAGTCCACGGCCATCCTCGACGGTGTCGACCTCGATGTGCGCGCCGGCGAGGTGCATGCGCTCATCGGCCCGAACGGCGCCGGCAAGTCGACACTGCTCGCGGTCGTGGCCGGCGACATCCGGATGTCCGCCGGCACCGTCGAGATCGCCGGAACGAACCTCCACGACTGGAAGCTGAGGGACCTCGCGAGACGACGGGCCGTGCTGTTGCAACAGACGGGTGTGCTCTTTCCGTTCACCGTGCAACAGATCGTCGCCATGGGTCGCGAGCCCTGGCTCGGAACGGACCTCGACAGGGATGACGACGAGGCGGTGAGCTGGGCGCTCGAACTCGCCGACGTGACGCGCTTCGCAAATCGGCAGACACCCTCGCTGTCGGGAGGCGAGCGCGCCCGCACCGCTCTGGCCCGCGTTCTCGCCCAGCGCACGGGGGTGCTCCTGCTCGACGAGCCGACGGCCGCGCTCGATATCGCCCACCAGGAGCACGTACTGCAACTCGCACGCCGACGCGCGCTCGGCGGAGACGCCGTGCTCGTGGTTCTCCACGACCTGTCCCTCGCGGCCGCCTACGCAGACAGGGTGACCCTGCTCGAGAACGGGCGGGTCGCGTGCGCCGGACACCCCGACGAGGTGCTCACCGCCGAGAGGCTGAGCGCCGTCTACGACCACCCCATCGACGTGCTGCGCCATCCGCAGACGGGGTCGGCCATCGTCGTGCCCGTGCGCCACCCCCTCCTGTAGCACCCCCCTCTCTCACAGATCGAAGGAACGCAGACCATGACCATCCCGCTCTCTCGCAGCTTTCCCCGCCTCGCCGCCGCAGCAGCCGGCTTGGCACTTGCGGTCGCCGCGGCGCTCGCGCCCGCCGCTCCCGCATCGGCGGAGCCCCTGGTGAGCGTGACGGTCGAGGGCCAGCCGACCCTCGCGAACGTCGCATCCTCCACGCAGCCGACGGTCCTCTCCGTCTCTGGTTCGGGATTCCAGTCGATCGAGAACGGCTTCGGGGGAATCTACGTGCTGTTCGGCTGGGTCGACCCGGCCGGCTCCTGGCAGCCGAGCTCTGGCGGGGTCACCGCAACCTCGTACCGCTACGCCATGGACGACGAGACGGCGCCGCAGGGCTACCAGCGATTCCTGGCTTTTCCCGGTAGCGCCACCACGGACGCGGCGGCGGGCGGCCTGGTGAACGCCGACGGAAGCTGGTCGACCACGATCACCACCGCAGGGCCCACCTTCACCAGCGTCGATCGCAACAACGTCGAAACCTCGGTCGACTGCCTGAGCGTGCAGTGCGGCATCATCACGATCGGCGCCCACGGCGTCGTGAACCCCGCCAACGAGAGCTTCACCCCGGTGTCGTTCCGGGACCTGAGCGCGCCGGCCACGCCGACATCGACGGCCGCCCCCGCTCCCGCTGCGCTGATGAGCCCCCATGCCGAGCCGTCCACCGATCCCTCCGCTGATCCCTCCGCCGACCAGGATGCGACGACTCTCGTTCTGCCCATCGGGTTGGGGGCCGTCGGCCTGCTCGCGGCCGCGGTGGCCGCCGTCGTCATCGTGCGCCGAGCGCGGCGCACAGCTAGGTAGTTGTAGCTACAAGGAATATGTCAGGAGACCACGCTGTTCTCCTGAACATGACCATGAACCAGGATCTTCTCTCGGCCCAGACAGGCATGGGCGCTGTCACCCTCCGGGTCGGCGACCTCGACGGAATGATCGCCTACTACCGCGACGCGGTGACCCTCGAACTGCAGAACCACGAGGGTGACGTCGCCGTGCTCGGCCGGCGCGATGTCCCCGTCGTGATCCTGCAGCACGCACCCGAGCTGAGGCACGCCGCCCCGCGGTCCGCAGGGCTGTACCACACGGCCATCCTGTTCGAATCGGAGCCCGCCCTCGCCGCAGCCCTTTATTCGGTCGCGCAGCACGCACCCGGCACCTTCACCGGCAGCGCAGACCACCTCGTATCGAAGGCCTTCTACTTCACCGACCCCGAGGGAAACGGCGTCGAGCTCTATTGGGACAGGGCGCGCACCGAGTGGAGCTGGGCCCACGGACAGATCGAGATGGCGACGCTCTTCATCGATCCGAACGACTTCCTCCAGCAGAACGTCACACCCGAGCTCGTCGAGAACCCGCGCCTCGGCGGCGCCTCCGTCGGGCACGTGCACCTGTCGGTGGGAGACGTGGCCACCGCCCGCGAGTTCTATGTCGACAAGCTCGGCTTCGAGACCACGGCTGCCCTCGGCAACACCGCGCTCTTCGTCTCTGCCGGCGGCTATCACCACCACATGGCGATGAACGTCTGGGAGTCGCGCGGCGCCGGCAGGCGACCGCTCGCCCTGGGTCTCGGCCGCGTGGAGATCGTGGTTCCCAGCCTCGACGAGGTCGGCCGAGTGGGCGAACGCCTCGATCACTTTCGCACGCCCACCCGCGACGACGGCGCATCCCTCACCGTGACCGACCCCTGGAACAACGAGATCCGGGTCGTCGCGGCACGGTGATCCGGGCCTACGCCCCGTGCCGGGCCACGAGCTCGCGCTTCAGCACCTTGCCGCTCGGCCCCATCGGCAGGGCATCGACGATCGCCACCTCGCGGGGGTACTTGTAGGCGGCCACGTGCTCCTTGGCGAACTCCACCAGCTCTGGCGCGGTGGCCGTGGCGCTCGGCGACAGAACGACGGCGGCCACGACCTCCTGCCCGTGCACCTCGTGCGCGATGCCGTAGACCGCCGCCATCGACACGTCCGGATGCCCGGCCAGCACCTCCTCGACCTCCCGCGGGTACACGTTGTAGCCGTTACGCAGGATCATGTCCTTCTTGCGATCGAGAATGCGCAGGTAGCCGTCGTCGTCCTTTGTTCCGAGGTCGCCGGTGCGAAACCAGCCGTCGACGACCGAGCGCTGCGTATCGTCGTCGCGATGCAGGTACCCCTTCATGAGGTTGTGGCCTCGAATGACCAGTTCGCCCAGCTCTCCCCGCGGCAGCAGCTCGATGGCTTCGTCGACCTCGGCGCGCGCGATCTCGACGTCGACGCCCCAGATCGGGGTGCCGATCGTGCCGGGGCGAGGCGCGACGCCGCGCCGGTTGAAGCTGGCCACCGGCGAGGTCTCGGTGAGACCGTAGCCCTCGTGGATGTCGACGCCGAACACCTGCGTGAACCTCTCGATGATCGCGACCGGGATCGCGGCGCCACCGGAGACGCCGTAGCGGAGATCGGTCTCGATCGGCTCGGTTCCCGCAGCCGCGAGGATCACCATGTACATGGTCGGAACGCCGAAGAAGATCGTGCAGCCGTGCTGGGTGATCAGCTCGATCGCCCCCGCACCGTCGAACTTCGGCATCAGCACGATCGTGGCGCCCGCCCTGATGCCGGTGTTCAGCACGCAGGTCTGCCCGAAGGTGTGGAACAGGGGCAGGCACCCCAGCAGCACGTCGTCGCTCGACATGTCGAAGGTGCCCAGCAGCAGCGTGCTGGTCTGCTCGACGAGCGAGAAGTGACTGCCCTCCGCGCCCTTCGGATGCCCCGTCGTTCCGCTCGTGTAGAGGATCGTCGCCGTGTCCTCCGGCGCCCGCGCCACGTAGGTCTCGAGCGCGACCGCCTCGGCGGCCAGGTCTTCGAGGCGGTCGAAACCCACGGCATCCAGAGACTCGTCGTTCGAGTGCGGCGGCATCATGAGGGTGAGCACGTCGACGCCCGCGAGCGCCGCTCCCTTCGCACCCTCGCCGAGCAGCGGGGCCGCCGAGATGAGCAGGGTCGATCCGCTGTCCTTCAACACGAATGCGATCTCCTCGGCCTTGAGCAGCGCGTGAATCGGCACGACGATGCCGCCCAGCGCCAGGATCGCGTAATAGGCGCGCGGAAAGTCGGGCACATTCGGAATCAGGATGGCGACGGCCTGGCCCGGCGTCACGCCCCTGTCGCGCAGGGCCCCCGCGTACGTCAGCGTCTGCTGCCACAGGGCCCGGTAGCTGATCGACTGCTCCCCCACGATGAGCGCCGTCTTCTCGGGCAGGCGCGCCGCGGTCTCGGCGAGGATGGCGGCGACCGAGACGGTCGCGTAGCCGGATGGGGCGTGTTCCATGGTGTTCTCCAGTCGTCATTGACTTGCGATTCGAGGCTACGGTGCCGAGAGGCCGCCGCCAAGAGCCTTGCGCTGGACGCCCCGTAGATGCCCAGCGATTAGACTGGGGCGCATCCGCCCGTCACTTCTCGAAAAGAGTTCTCTGGTGCCCACAATCGTCGTCGAGGTCATGCCGAAGGCCGAACTTCTCGATCCCCAGGGCAAGGCCGTGCTCGGCGCCCTCACCCGCCTGGGTCAGTCGCAGTTCTCCTCTGTTCGGGTGGGCAAGCGCTTCGAGCTCACCCTCGAGGGCGACGTCACCGACGCCGTTCTCGCCGAGGTGCGCACCCTCGCCGACGAGATGCTCTCGAACTCGGTCATCGAAGACGTGGTGGGAATCCACGTGGTCTCTGCTGCTGGGTCGGCTTCCGCTACCGCCGAGGTCTCCGCCTGATGCGCATCGGCGTCGTCACCTTCCCCGGCTCGCTCGACGACCGCGACGCCCAGCGCGCGGTGCGCCTAGCCGGCGCCGAGCCCGTCGCACTCTGGCACGGCACGCACGACCTCGACGGGGTCGACGCCATCGTTCTTCCCGGCGGCTTCAGCTACGGCGACTACCTCCGCGCCGGCGCCATCGCCAGCCACTCCCCGATCATGGCCGAGGTCATCCAGGCCGCCGACCGCGGCGTTCCCGTGCTCGGAATCTGCAACGGCTTCCAGATGCTCACCGAGGCGCACCTGCTGCCCGGAGGCCTCATCCGCAACGACCACGGCTCGTTCATCTGCCGCGACCAGCGCCTTCGCGTCGAGAACACGGCGACGGCCTTCACGAGCGGCTTCAGCCAAGGCGAAGAGATCACCATCCCGCTCAAGAACGGCGAGGGCGGCTTCATCGCGTCAGCGGCCGAGCTCGAGCGACTCGAGGGCGAGGGCCACGTGGTGTTCCGCTACCTCGACGTGAACCCCAACGGCTCGCTCAACGACATCGCCGGTGTCACGAATGCCCGCGGCAACGTCGTCGGCCTCATGCCGCACCCCGAGCACGCCGTCGAGCCCGGCTTCGGCCCCGATACCCCGGATGCGATGCGCTCGGGCGTAGACGGACTCACGATGTTCACCTCGGCACTCGAGGGCCTGCTCGCCCGCGCGTAGCCGAGAACTCAGGCGGTCGGGGTCTTCGCCATCGCGTCTTCGAGCGCGACCCAGGCGAGCATCGCGCACTTGACCCGGGCGATGTAGCGCGAGACGCCGCCGAGAACCACGGCGTCGCCGAGCAGATCTTCGTCGCCCTCGAGGGTTCCCTTCGAGCGCATGAGCTCGCGGAAGGCGTCGATGCGCTCCGTGACCGCACCTCGGTCGAGGTCGACCACCAGATCTGAGAGCAGCGAGGCCGATGCCTGCGAAATCGCGCAGCCGTGGCCCTCCCAGCTCAGCGAGGTGATCGTCTCGCCCTGGGTGTGGATGCGCAGGGTCACCTCGTCACCGCACGTCGGGTTGAGCTGGTGCGACTCGGCAGAGCCGCCCTCACGCAGGCCGTGATTGTGCGGCGTGCGCGAGTGATCCATGATGACCTCTTGATAGAGGCTCTCGAGCGCGGTGCTCACAGGGAGGTTGTCCTTTCGACAGAAGACACGGAAGACGAATCAGGAGCAGGCGAAGGCGCCACGCCGAAGAATGCGGTCACACCGCGCACCCCCTCGAGGAACGCGTCGACCTCGGCCGGCGTGTTGTAGAGGTACGCGCTTGCCCGGGTGGTCGAGGTGATGCCGAAGCGGCGGTGCAGCGGCTGAGCACAGTGGTGGCCCACCCGCACGGCGATGCCGAGGTCGTCGAGGAACTGACCGACGTCGTGCGCGTGCACACCATCGACGACGAAGCTGGCCAGGCCGGAGCGCTCGACGCCGGCTGGTGGCCCGACGACGGTGACGCCCGGGATCTCGGCCAGCCCGGCGACGAGGCGCTGGCCCAGCTCCGCCTCCCAGTCATGGATGCGCTGCATACCCACGGAGGACAGGTAGTCCACGGCGGCCCCGAGCGCTATGACCTGGGACACCCGCTGGGTACCCGCCTCGAAGCGCTGCGGAGCCGGCAGGTACTCGGCCTTCTCCAGCGTGACAGTGGTGATCATGGAGCCGCCCGTGAGGAACGGAGGCATAGCGTCGAGCAGCTCCGCACGGCCGTAGAGAACCCCGATGCCGGTGGGCGCGAGCATCTTGTGCCCGGAAAACACGGCAAAATCCACGTCGAGGGCCGCGAGGTCGAGCGGGCGGTGCGGGGCCGACTGGCAAGCATCCAGCATGACGAGCGCACCGACCTCGTGTGCCAGCTCGACCAGATCGGCGAC carries:
- the sufU gene encoding Fe-S cluster assembly sulfur transfer protein SufU, coding for MSTALESLYQEVIMDHSRTPHNHGLREGGSAESHQLNPTCGDEVTLRIHTQGETITSLSWEGHGCAISQASASLLSDLVVDLDRGAVTERIDAFRELMRSKGTLEGDEDLLGDAVVLGGVSRYIARVKCAMLAWVALEDAMAKTPTA
- a CDS encoding long-chain fatty acid--CoA ligase, with amino-acid sequence MEHAPSGYATVSVAAILAETAARLPEKTALIVGEQSISYRALWQQTLTYAGALRDRGVTPGQAVAILIPNVPDFPRAYYAILALGGIVVPIHALLKAEEIAFVLKDSGSTLLISAAPLLGEGAKGAALAGVDVLTLMMPPHSNDESLDAVGFDRLEDLAAEAVALETYVARAPEDTATILYTSGTTGHPKGAEGSHFSLVEQTSTLLLGTFDMSSDDVLLGCLPLFHTFGQTCVLNTGIRAGATIVLMPKFDGAGAIELITQHGCTIFFGVPTMYMVILAAAGTEPIETDLRYGVSGGAAIPVAIIERFTQVFGVDIHEGYGLTETSPVASFNRRGVAPRPGTIGTPIWGVDVEIARAEVDEAIELLPRGELGELVIRGHNLMKGYLHRDDDTQRSVVDGWFRTGDLGTKDDDGYLRILDRKKDMILRNGYNVYPREVEEVLAGHPDVSMAAVYGIAHEVHGQEVVAAVVLSPSATATAPELVEFAKEHVAAYKYPREVAIVDALPMGPSGKVLKRELVARHGA
- a CDS encoding VOC family protein, whose product is MTMNQDLLSAQTGMGAVTLRVGDLDGMIAYYRDAVTLELQNHEGDVAVLGRRDVPVVILQHAPELRHAAPRSAGLYHTAILFESEPALAAALYSVAQHAPGTFTGSADHLVSKAFYFTDPEGNGVELYWDRARTEWSWAHGQIEMATLFIDPNDFLQQNVTPELVENPRLGGASVGHVHLSVGDVATAREFYVDKLGFETTAALGNTALFVSAGGYHHHMAMNVWESRGAGRRPLALGLGRVEIVVPSLDEVGRVGERLDHFRTPTRDDGASLTVTDPWNNEIRVVAAR
- the purS gene encoding phosphoribosylformylglycinamidine synthase subunit PurS, giving the protein MPTIVVEVMPKAELLDPQGKAVLGALTRLGQSQFSSVRVGKRFELTLEGDVTDAVLAEVRTLADEMLSNSVIEDVVGIHVVSAAGSASATAEVSA
- a CDS encoding aminotransferase class V-fold PLP-dependent enzyme → MTVTDASTSEALSLAEVERLRSDFPILGETVNGHPLCYLDSGATAQRPTQVLDAERDYVQRRNSAVHRGAHTLAAEATELFEDARARVADFVGVRENEIVWTSNATEAINLVAYAFSNASLGRGAPASGRFVLGEGDEIVTTEMEHHANLIPWQELAARTGATLRVIPIDDDGTLRMSDAAAIIGSRTKIVAFTHVSNVTGVINPVADLVELAHEVGALVMLDACQSAPHRPLDLAALDVDFAVFSGHKMLAPTGIGVLYGRAELLDAMPPFLTGGSMITTVTLEKAEYLPAPQRFEAGTQRVSQVIALGAAVDYLSSVGMQRIHDWEAELGQRLVAGLAEIPGVTVVGPPAGVERSGLASFVVDGVHAHDVGQFLDDLGIAVRVGHHCAQPLHRRFGITSTTRASAYLYNTPAEVDAFLEGVRGVTAFFGVAPSPAPDSSSVSSVERTTSL
- the purQ gene encoding phosphoribosylformylglycinamidine synthase subunit PurQ — encoded protein: MRIGVVTFPGSLDDRDAQRAVRLAGAEPVALWHGTHDLDGVDAIVLPGGFSYGDYLRAGAIASHSPIMAEVIQAADRGVPVLGICNGFQMLTEAHLLPGGLIRNDHGSFICRDQRLRVENTATAFTSGFSQGEEITIPLKNGEGGFIASAAELERLEGEGHVVFRYLDVNPNGSLNDIAGVTNARGNVVGLMPHPEHAVEPGFGPDTPDAMRSGVDGLTMFTSALEGLLARA